CAACTGTGGCCGGCAGCACATCTCTTTTACCAATTGAAGCCGGTGAAATATCCCACATCACCCCATCGGTTGGATCCAGATGTGAACTCCATAGCATCGTGGTCATAAATCCCCAACGGTAATCTTCCGAATCGAGCACTCCCGTAGTGTCCATCAAAGGTGGTGTTCCCGGATCGTGATAAATTTCATAATCAAAGTCATCTCGATTGAAGGTCACTTTATCTGCATCATCCAAGGCAAATGGACTTACTTGGCCCCACTCCGGGCTCAAGAATTCAGGCGTACTTCCCGGTATTTGATTACCACTCTGGTCAATAAAAAGATCCAAGGACAGCGGCTGCCATCTGTTCCAGTCCGCGAGCTGACTATTGCCGGGCACCTTCACAATCATCGGAGGATTTACGGGTTCATACCTCTGATTCACATATCCATTCTGCTCATTGGATCCATCTTGGAGTCCAAAGTTGATAATACATTGAGCTATATAATTACCCATAGCAGCCGGGTCTCCGTTGCTATAATCTTGAGAGGTCATATTGATGTCATAGCCGAGTGTGACCATATGTGCGTCATAGGCCATTTGCAGTAGTGCGCTATTGGTCGAAGCGGCAAATCTATGAGAGAGTAATCTGTAGGCCATATAGCTAAGTGCCTCATCACGTGCCGCAGGAATATCGGTTGGCAAGGGGACAATAGGATCATAAGCACACGAAAATCCATCTACTGTTTTTCCTAGTAAATACGTGCAAGCATCTTGATCATACACAGCCCAGGCATCCCACATTCCTACTGATGTGTGGAAGAGGTTTCTTGCGTGAACGGTAGGTCGAGCAAAATCCTTTCGAATGGACTCAAGCAGGAGCTCATTCCACTGTCTGGCAACAGAACCATCTGTGCTAACGGTAGGAAAATCCACATCAGGCTCACAATTGGGATCAGGATTCGTAGGACAGGCATCACATGCATCCGCTAATCCGTCCAAGTCGAAATCTGCTGAACTCGTCACGAGGGCGCAGTTATCACTCATGAAAACATTGTATCCCGCGCAGCCTCCTGTTATGATGTCTTGAAGGCCGTCACCATTGATATCGGCAAATCCAAGATCATAGCTGTTCACTTCCCATTCCAATACATCCATTGTATGATGATCCACAAAGATGCCACCCTGATTTTCTAAAAGCGCGAGTTTGCGCTCTGAATCACATGGAGGGACATCTACCACAACATCTGATACAGCGATATCTAAATCACCATCTAAATCTAAATCCACAGCGTGTACATTTCCTCCGAAACCGGAGAGCCCGTTCACCACATTCGTAGTCGTGAAATTGAGACTGTTGTCAGCTACAACCGAGTTGACGGTCACCAAATAGTCTGCTCCATCATCTACTACGAAAACATCTAAGAGTCCATCCGCATTGAAGTCAGCAACCTCGAAAGTATATGGTGCTCCCGGTGCTAGATTCTGCCAATTTGCAAATGTACCCGCACCCTCATTGAAGAGTACGAAGAGCCCCACATCTCCCCATGGAAGTATGGGGAATAATGTCGATACTTTCAGAATATCCTCATCGCCATCATTGTCCATATCATGAATCTGAACAGTTGTACCAAAGGCCGAATTTCTGAGATTACCCAATCGGGAATCACTTTGATCCGTGAATACTCCGTTTCCATCATTTATGAGAAGATAGTCTTGAGCGACTCCCTGACCGGAAGTCTGCTTATAGCTGACAAAGTAGATGTCTTGATCGTTATCCCCATCAATGTCTCCTCCGGTTACTCCACAAATCCTGAGAATGTCTGCTCCCGTAAGGGTTGGGAATCTTGTGGAACTTTCGTCAATCAGCCCTAACCATGTTCCGTTTCCATCATCTCCTTGGTTGGCATAGTAGCGGGGTTGTTGACCAAACGTATTTGCTACGATAACATCTTTCCAGCCATCGCCATCAAAGTCACCTATGTACAGGTCTCTCGCGAATGTTTCAGAAGTAATAAATTCAGGTGCATAGAGTGTAGTTCTATCGGTAAGTACCCCATCTTCATTCATCAAGAGCAGATCGGATTTAGCTCCTTCTGAAGTAAGAGAGAATGGCTCTTTACGACAAACAATCACGTCATCAAAGCCGTCATTATCAAGGTCAGCTACAGCAATATCTTTTTCTTCATCATCACTATTGGCTACCGAAGTAAGGGCCAGTCTTGATGGAGTTGCATCACTAAACTCAAGCCATAAATTACCGGGGTATGAAGTGATGAGTGTCACCTCGAGGGGACCAACCCATGCACTAAATCCTCCCAATCCACAATCTGATCTTACATATATATCAAATGACTCGCCTGCTGAACCTGTCAATGCGAAAGAAGCAGCGCTAACCGAATTCGTTGGTACTCCTGAAGGTGTGAATCCCGCACTTCCAATCTCCAGATCCCAGTTCGAAGCCGTTCCATTTTCGGTCCAAGTGATGTCAGCACCAGTACTTGTATAGTTCGAACCTTGCAGCTCGCTCGGCTCTGCACAGATGAAGGCCGGTGTAAATGTCACGGTAAAATCGGAAGCGTTTGGAGTCCATCCATCCCCCCACATAATGTAGTAATCGGTGCCGGCGGTAACTTCGAATTCAACTTCAGATTCGTATGGAGAAGAACCGGTGAAATCATCGTCACAAGCTATTTCCGTCAGGGACCCACAGGTTCCGACCCCAACTGATACTTCCGTATCTACTCCACCTATGCCTACTGATGAAATATTTAAGGTTCCCGGCACAGTAGCCGAATAAACAAACCAGTTCGCATTCTGAGGATTGCTACCCATACACGACTCAAAGTCTTCATAAATTCCATCAATAAAGCCGGTATTGAAAGTCCCTCCTACACTTACATCTATGGCTACATCGCAAAAGCTTACCGGTAAAGGAATGGTGAATCTGAACGGTCCTGCCCAGTCGCTTTCGCCTATTCCTCCGGAAGCAGCGCAATTTGACCGGACAAAAAAGTCATAAACCGTTCCCTGAGTACCCGAAAAAGCATAAGGAATGGTAACGCCCGCGTTAGTCGGAGTTCCTGTAGGTGTAAAGTCAGCCAATCCAATTTCCAAGTCCCAGCTCGTTGCCGAGCCATTTTCGGTCCATGAAAGATCAGCGCCCGTTATGGACAAATTAGAAGCTATCCCATCCGTTGGAATCGGACAGAACTCTGATTCTTGCCAGTAGGATACACCATCCTGAAATCCTGATCCCGTATAAGCATATTCGAAACCAAGCGGCACGAAATCTCCCGTACCCCAGATGCCTTTGGCTACCGCCACAAACTCACTTCCATTTCCTCCGCTGCCCCATTGGGTAAAGTCTAACATGACGGCAGGATTACCCAAATTACCTGTCGGTAGAAAAAGACTCATGTCAGCACCGGCAATCGTAAATCCT
This genomic window from Cryomorphaceae bacterium 1068 contains:
- a CDS encoding FG-GAP-like repeat-containing protein encodes the protein MKTRFLVLCTILLSNCLIGQSFTNMTSLLNNTGGGSPCVADMDGDGLDDVVTLSGNDISIDYQQADGTFDQVIYDVNAQNSPSWSIAAGDLNSDGYLDLMFGGGSRVSFYLSNSTGTAFTEQFIDDYIFSQRTNIVDIDNDGDLDAFACHDVDLSHPYRNDGTGFMTEDQSLIATVPLAGNYASVWTDFDNDGDIDLYIAKCRLGSSPGDVERENALYVNDGNNNYSGNVIADYGLFDNEQSWVTIFEDFDNDGDMDTYTVNHTNQNYLRANDGTGNYTDVSSGSGLDLSDIGAWALIGADFDNDGYVDMLMEASSAADLEYWHNDGDFTFTGGSLPFDKGGLGDLNNDGYIDVFTGGTLWMNDGGSNNYLKVDLTGTNSNLDGIGARVECYSDLGMQIRESRSGENFKPMSSLDLFFGLGTDTEVDSVIVRWPSGQVDVVVSPAINTRISILEGLLPAVIRLTEVNPYSQEVTIKNFGGEPADISAYRLCSEFSCTSNLSDLTIVNGDFNLGTGEQVTVAWTTGSGFTIAGADMSLFLPTGNLGNPAVMLDFTQWGSGGNGSEFVAVAKGIWGTGDFVPLGFEYAYTGSGFQDGVSYWQESEFCPIPTDGIASNLSITGADLSWTENGSATSWDLEIGLADFTPTGTPTNAGVTIPYAFSGTQGTVYDFFVRSNCAASGGIGESDWAGPFRFTIPLPVSFCDVAIDVSVGGTFNTGFIDGIYEDFESCMGSNPQNANWFVYSATVPGTLNISSVGIGGVDTEVSVGVGTCGSLTEIACDDDFTGSSPYESEVEFEVTAGTDYYIMWGDGWTPNASDFTVTFTPAFICAEPSELQGSNYTSTGADITWTENGTASNWDLEIGSAGFTPSGVPTNSVSAASFALTGSAGESFDIYVRSDCGLGGFSAWVGPLEVTLITSYPGNLWLEFSDATPSRLALTSVANSDDEEKDIAVADLDNDGFDDVIVCRKEPFSLTSEGAKSDLLLMNEDGVLTDRTTLYAPEFITSETFARDLYIGDFDGDGWKDVIVANTFGQQPRYYANQGDDGNGTWLGLIDESSTRFPTLTGADILRICGVTGGDIDGDNDQDIYFVSYKQTSGQGVAQDYLLINDGNGVFTDQSDSRLGNLRNSAFGTTVQIHDMDNDGDEDILKVSTLFPILPWGDVGLFVLFNEGAGTFANWQNLAPGAPYTFEVADFNADGLLDVFVVDDGADYLVTVNSVVADNSLNFTTTNVVNGLSGFGGNVHAVDLDLDGDLDIAVSDVVVDVPPCDSERKLALLENQGGIFVDHHTMDVLEWEVNSYDLGFADINGDGLQDIITGGCAGYNVFMSDNCALVTSSADFDLDGLADACDACPTNPDPNCEPDVDFPTVSTDGSVARQWNELLLESIRKDFARPTVHARNLFHTSVGMWDAWAVYDQDACTYLLGKTVDGFSCAYDPIVPLPTDIPAARDEALSYMAYRLLSHRFAASTNSALLQMAYDAHMVTLGYDINMTSQDYSNGDPAAMGNYIAQCIINFGLQDGSNEQNGYVNQRYEPVNPPMIVKVPGNSQLADWNRWQPLSLDLFIDQSGNQIPGSTPEFLSPEWGQVSPFALDDADKVTFNRDDFDYEIYHDPGTPPLMDTTGVLDSEDYRWGFMTTMLWSSHLDPTDGVMWDISPASIGKRDVLPATVADYPGFYNQMDGGTTSPGHAINPATGLPYAPNMVPRADYARVLAEFWADGPDSETPPGHWFTLLNYVSDHPELEKKFMGEGPELDDLEWDVKSYLMMGGAMHDAAVSTWGIKGWHDYLRPISAIRAMAGKGQSTNPGGPSYHPAGVPLIPDYIEVIEVGDPLAGDSDEFVGDIKVKAWKGHSAINNVDVDEAGVGWIHASEWEPYQRPSFVTPPFAGYISGHSTFSRAAAEVMTSLTGDAYFPGGIGTFTAEQDEFLVFEDGPSVTIELQWATYQDAADESGLSRIWGGIHPPCDDIPGRKNGIIIGQDAFAKAVSYFGCSAPEPCENPFPAVDEESLLTIQYSNVFTTLWDPVPGQIGCQIQVREAGGSILGAKIIGGDDAYTFNIPFGALQPGTDYEWRVRCGCSQTPLIAGPFSSWQPFSTPGGAALASSPNPTEGQSNVTFTVAEEGLTTLEVFDLSGRMVDALFNGVAQANSDYRFTFDGSALPNGIYIYRLSTPREIINEKFMIAR